From Acidobacteriota bacterium, the proteins below share one genomic window:
- the obgE gene encoding GTPase ObgE has protein sequence MFVDEVDIVVQAGDGGNGCMSFRREMKVPRGGPNGGDGGRGGSIHLVASPHHNTLVTYRFHPEFKAPRGRHGQGSNCTGADGDDLELEVPPGTVVYETGPEGLIPIADLQKTGERVLVARGGRGGRGNAAFATSTNRAPRHTEPGEPGEARRLRLRLKLVADVGLVGFPNTGKSTLISRISAAKPKIADYPFTTLTPNLGVVQLSDDRSFVVADVPGLIEGAHEGHGLGTKFLAHLERTKVLVHVVDVSSESGRDPVEDVRVIRRELERFVGAGEPLAIALAEKPQIVAANKIDALDDPDRLARLQTFVERLGLALYPVSAVTGQGLPELTEAMWRAVARQDAA, from the coding sequence ATGTTCGTCGATGAAGTCGACATCGTCGTCCAGGCCGGCGACGGCGGCAACGGCTGCATGAGCTTCCGCCGCGAGATGAAGGTGCCTCGCGGCGGCCCCAACGGCGGAGACGGCGGACGCGGCGGTTCGATCCACCTCGTCGCCAGCCCCCATCACAACACGCTCGTCACGTACCGGTTCCATCCTGAGTTCAAGGCGCCGCGCGGCCGGCACGGGCAGGGCTCCAACTGCACCGGCGCGGATGGCGACGACCTCGAGCTCGAAGTTCCGCCAGGCACGGTCGTGTACGAGACGGGCCCCGAGGGTTTGATCCCGATCGCCGATCTGCAGAAGACGGGCGAACGCGTGCTCGTCGCCCGGGGCGGCCGCGGCGGGCGCGGCAACGCGGCGTTCGCGACGTCGACGAATCGCGCGCCGCGCCACACCGAGCCGGGCGAGCCCGGCGAGGCGCGCCGGTTGCGCCTGCGGCTCAAGCTCGTGGCCGACGTCGGGCTCGTCGGCTTCCCCAACACGGGCAAGAGCACGCTGATCTCGCGTATCTCCGCGGCGAAGCCGAAGATCGCCGACTACCCGTTCACCACGCTCACGCCCAACCTCGGCGTGGTCCAGCTCAGCGACGATCGCTCGTTCGTCGTCGCCGACGTGCCCGGCCTGATCGAGGGCGCCCACGAAGGGCACGGCCTCGGCACGAAGTTCCTCGCGCACCTCGAGCGCACGAAGGTGCTCGTCCACGTCGTCGACGTCTCGTCCGAGTCGGGCCGGGATCCCGTGGAGGATGTGCGCGTGATCCGCCGGGAGCTCGAGCGGTTCGTGGGCGCGGGCGAACCGCTGGCCATCGCGCTCGCCGAAAAGCCCCAGATCGTCGCCGCGAACAAGATCGACGCGCTCGACGATCCCGACCGGCTCGCACGGCTCCAGACGTTCGTCGAGCGTCTTGGACTGGCGCTGTACCCGGTTTCGGCCGTCACCGGGCAGGGCCTGCCGGAGCTGACCGAGGCGATGTGGCGTGCCGTCGCGCGCCAGGATGCCGCCTGA